In Phragmites australis chromosome 16, lpPhrAust1.1, whole genome shotgun sequence, one DNA window encodes the following:
- the LOC133896319 gene encoding cytosolic sulfotransferase 5-like, whose protein sequence is MAQAHSETKPTLTPTLPAREGWWTLFSQSQFQGCWLGPDLVKSITLVQAQFQPRPDDIILATFPKCGTTWLKALAFAIANRSRHPATGDGHPLLTHLPHHLVASLEFPRRYLHPVTELEALPSPRLLCTHLPLALLPSGVSALGCRVVYLCREPKDVLVSTWHYMNKVYHELFTEFDRAFELFCEGVSVYGSIWDHYLGYWKQSLIESDRVLFLKYDEMMADPSKHVKVLAEFIRAPFTCEEESSGIVEQLVRLCSFSNLKDLPVNSSGVTDPIGGLQIENSVYFRTAKVGDWKNHMTEEMAVKLDRVIEEKLKGSGLIF, encoded by the coding sequence ATGGCTCAAGCACATTCTGAGACCAAACCTACCCTTACGCCCACACTTCCAGCAAGAGAAGGATGGTGGACGTTGTTTTCCCAGTCGCAGTTCCAAGGCTGCTGGCTCGGGCCAGACCTCGTGAAGAGCATCACGCTCGTGCAGGCTCAGTTCCAGCCACGTCCGGACGACATCATCCTCGCCACTTTCCCAAAGTGTGGCACCACTTGGCTGAAGGCCCTCGCCTTCGCGATCGCCAACCGCTCTCGTCACCCGGCCACCGGCGACGGCCACCCGCTGCTGACCCACCTTCCTCACCACCTCGTGGCGAGCCTCGAGTTCCCTCGCCGCTACCTCCACCCTGTCACGGAGCTCGAAGCGCTCCCTTCCCCAAGGCTCCTCTGCACACATCTTCCGCTCGCGTTGCTGCCCTCAGGTGTGTCGGCCCTTGGTTGCCGGGTCGTGTACCTGTGCCGGGAGCCCAAGGACGTGCTTGTGTCCACATGGCACTACATGAACAAGGTGTATCATGAACTCTTCACAGAGTTCGATAGGGCCTTTGAGTTGTTCTGTGAGGGGGTCTCGGTTTACGGGTCTATCTGGGATCACTACCTAGGGTACTGGAAGCAAAGCTTGATAGAGTCCGATAGAGTTCTTTTCTTAAAGTATGATGAAATGATGGCTGACCCTTCCAAGCATGTCAAGGTGCTTGCCGAGTTCATCCGCGCTCCATTCACGTGTGAGGAGGAGAGCAGTGGAATCGTGGAGCAGCTAGTGAGGTTATGTAGCTTCAGCAACTTGAAGGATCTGCCGGTGAACTCCTCAGGAGTGACTGATCCAATTGGTGGGCTGCAGATAGAGAATTCTGTGTATTTTAGGACCGCGAAGGTTGGAGACTGGAAGAATCACATGACTGAAGAGATGGCAGTGAAGCTGGATCGCGTCATCGAGGAGAAACTGAAAGGCTCTGGTCTTATCTTTTAA
- the LOC133896033 gene encoding cytosolic sulfotransferase 15-like: MAQAQSDTKRSGGPEEGESLTSTLPMREGWWRPFFLVQGCWLTPQAAKSVELVQAQFQPRSDDIILATFPKCGTTWLKALAFTIANRSRHTVTSHGHPLLTNHPQDLVPFLEIHGRALHPVEELEALPSPRLLSTHLPYALLPSNTSALGCRVVYLCREPKDVLVSTWHYINKVRRDFFIELDKAFEFFCEGVSLYGPIWEHYLGYWKQSMIEPNRILFLKYDELMADPSKHVKMLAEFLRVPFTDVEVNTGVVEEVVRLCSFENLKGVTDRIGGLPMENSSFFRSAKVGD; encoded by the coding sequence ATGGCTCAAGCACAATCTGATACCAAACGTAGCGGCGGcccagaggaaggagagagccTCACGTCCACGCTTCCTATGAGGGAAGGATGGTGGAGACCGTTCTTCCTCGTCCAAGGCTGCTGGCTCACACCCCAAGCCGCGAAGAGTGTGGAGCTTGTGCAAGCCCAGTTCCAGCCACGATCCGACGACATCATCCTCGCCACGTTCCCAAAGTGCGGCACCACATGGCTGAAGGCACTGGCCTTCACTATCGCCAACCGCTCTCGGCATACCGTCACAAGCCACGGCCACCCGCTGCTCACCAACCACCCTCAGGACCTCGTGCCTTTCCTTGAGATTCATGGCCGTGCCCTTCACCCTGTTGAAGAGCTTGAGGCGCTGCCCTCCCCAAGGCTACTCAGCACACACCTTCCATACGCGTTGCTGCCCTCAAACACGTCGGCCCTCGGCTGCCGGGTGGTGTACCTGTGCCGGGAGCCCAAGGACGTACTCGTGTCCACATGGCACTACATTAACAAAGTGCGTCGGGACTTCTTCATAGAGCTTGATAAGGCCTTTGAGTTTTTCTGTGAGGGGGTCTCGCTTTACGGGCCTATTTGGGAGCACTATCTAGGGTACTGGAAGCAAAGCATGATAGAGCCCAACAGGATTCTTTTCTTAAAGTATGATGAGCTGATGGCTGACCCTTCCAAGCATGTCAAGATGCTCGCCGAGTTCCTCCGTGTTCCATTCACCGATGTGGAGGTGAATACTGGAGTcgtggaggaggtggtgaggcTGTGTAGCTTCGAAAACCTCAAGGGAGTGACTGATCGGATTGGTGGGTTGCCGATGGAGAATTCTTCATTTTTCAGATCCGCAAAAGTTGGGGACTAG
- the LOC133896066 gene encoding cytosolic sulfotransferase 5-like, whose amino-acid sequence MAEEQADTKHSVPEEGESLTSTLPRKEGWWKSFFLFQGCWLLPQGVKSVALVQAQFEPRPDDIILATYPKCGTTWLKALAYTVSNRSRHTVAGDDHPLLTRNPHDLVPFIELPNRSLHPVTELEALPSPRLLCTHVPLALLPSATSTLGCKIVYLCREPKDVLVSIWYHVQKVRQEFFVEFDRAFELFCEGVSFFGPIWEHYLGYWKQSIIERDRVLFLKYDEMMAEPAKHVKMLAEFLRVPFTEEEDSGGVVEQVVRLCSFENLKSLPVNSSGVSDRIGGLPTENSLFFRTAKVGDWTNHLTKEMAQKLDNIIGEKLKGSGLTF is encoded by the coding sequence ATGGCTGAAGAACAAGCTGATACCAAGCATAGCGTtccagaggaaggagagagccTTACGTCTACGCTTCCTAGGAAGGAAGGATGGTGGAAATCTTTCTTCTTGTTCCAAGGCTGCTGGCTCCTGCCCCAGGGCGTGAAGAGCGTCGCTCTCGTGCAAGCCCAGTTCGAGCCACGTCCGGACGACATCATCCTCGCCACTTACCCCAAATGCGGCACCACATGGCTGAAGGCCCTTGCCTACACGGTTTCCAACCGCTCCCGCCACACTGTCGCCGGCGACGACCACCCGCTGCTCACCCGCAACCCTCATGACCTTGTGCCGTTCATAGAGCTGCCTAACCGAAGCCTCCACCCAGTAACGGAGCTTGAGGCACTCCCCTCCCCGAGGCTCCTATGCACACATGTCCCACTCGCGCTGCTGCCCTCAGCGACGTCGACCCTTGGCTGCAAAATCGTGTACCTGTGTCGGGAGCCCAAGGATGTGCTTGTGTCCATATGGTACCACGTCCAGAAGGTGCGCCAAGAGTTCTTCGTAGAGTTCGATAGGGCCTTTGAGTTGTTCTGCGAGGGGGTTTCATTCTTCGGACCTATCTGGGAGCACTACCTAGGATACTGGAAGCAAAGCATTATAGAGCGTGACAGGGTTCTATTCTTGAAGTATGATGAGATGATGGCTGAACCTGCCAAGCATGTTAAGATGCTTGCCGAGTTCCTCCGAGTTCCATTCACCGAAGAGGAGGATAGTGGTGGAGTCGTGGAGCAGGTGGTGAGGCTGTGTAGCTTCGAAAACCTCAAGAGCCTACCTGTGAACTCCTCGGGAGTGTCTGATCGGATTGGTGGGTTGCCGACGGAGAACTCTCTATTTTTCAGGACCGCAAAGGTTGGGGACTGGACAAACCACTTGACCAAAGAGATGGCACAGAAGCTGGACAATATCATTGGGGAGAAACTAAAAGGATCTGGCCTCACCTTTTGA
- the LOC133895504 gene encoding uncharacterized protein LOC133895504 isoform X1 has product MESPGQQVLKERDFYCEETPKEGHSSSYLQHRHSSAISTYENVPDISPRLSHHVPTTNRSKMLRRRYSFNLPEHLHEHHIITTAERTEKTISKSVADLVWEIAVLEEEVVRKELHLLSLYRAAFDPYLGVSPHVSSQVDQESHRQCSRKNADEGTLRLRDIKESASYNFPTISDSKRYTQELSRSSSGRSSLANFLSASITEYVPKISCKLSEDIVRCISSVYCKLANGPSQDADFETSSTPSFSSSSSSFSLKCTVDSWSPRCHYNANASSDKYDSIDGNVGPYTGTVIFPRIHIDKDKFEYASKMLDTIRALIKRLEKIDPTKMAQEEQICFWINIHNALVMHAFMAYGLQEKRMKNTDMILKAAYNVGGHSVNSQIIQNSILGCQSHRPSLWVRTLFTPMKISGSSIHPYALHHPEPLAHFALSTGAFSDPPVRLYTAKKIYHQLEQARTEFTQANVMVRKQIIFLPKVLHFYAKDAALELPDLIEMVCESMPELQRKEIRQYLRRKVDKCVEWLPYRSSFRYTVHRSLAE; this is encoded by the exons ATGGAGAGCCCAGGACAACAAGTGCTCAAGGAAAGAGACTTCTACTGTGAAGAAACACCAAAGGAGGGTCATTCATCTTCTTATCTGCAGCACCGACACTCAAG TGCTATAAGCACGTATGAAAATGTACCTGACATATCACCGCGACTCTCCCATCACGTACCT ACAACCAATCGCAGTAAGATGCTTCGTAGAAGATATTCATTTAACCTCCCAGAACACTTGCATGAGCATCACATCATCACAACTGCAGAGAGAACTGAAAAAACAATTTCAAAG TCTGTTGCAGACTTGGTTTGGGAGATAGCAGTCCTTGAGGAGGAAGTTGTTCGCAAGGAACTGCACTTGCTTTCCTTATACAGAGCAGCATTTGATCCATACCTCGGTGTCTCTCCTCATGTTTCTTCTCAG GTGGACCAAGAATCACACCGTCAATGCAGCAGAAAGAACGCTGACGAAGGCACCCTTCGCCTGAGAGACATCAAGGAGTCTGCATCCTACAACTTTCCAACAATCTCAGATTCTAAACGC TATACGCAGGAGCTGTCAAGATCATCTTCAGGGCGGTCAAGCCTTGCAAACTTCTTGAGTGCATCCATCACTGAATATGTGCCCAAGATCTCTTGCAAACTTTCAGAGGACATAGTGAGATGCATTTCTTCTGTCTACTGCAAACTTGCCAACGGACCATCACAAGATGCTGATTTTGAGACATCGTCTACTCCTTCTTTCTCATCTTCATCGAGTTCTTTTTCTCTGAAGTGCACTGTCGATAGTTGGAGCCCTCGATGCCATTACAATGCCAACGCTAGCTCTGACAAATATGATTCAATAGATGGGAATGTTGGACCATACACTGGGACGGTAATTTTCCCAAGGATACACATAGATAAAGACAAATTTGAGTATGCCTCTAAAATGCTGGATACTATCAG AGCACTGATAAAACGGCTGGAGAAGATTGATCCTACAAAGATGGCACAAGAAGAGCAGATCTGTTTTTGGATTAACATCCACAATGCTTTGGTTATGCAT GCTTTCATGGCTTATGGACTACAGGAAAAACGCATGAAAAACACAGACATGATTTTGAAG GCTGCATATAATGTGGGTGGGCATTCAGTCAACTCCCAAATTATTCAGAACTCAATTCTAGGATGCCAATCTCACCGTCCTTCACTT TGGGTTCGTACGCTATTTACACCAATGAAAATATCAGGGAGCTCCATACATCCATACGCGCTTCATCATCCAGAGCCACTTGCTCACTTTGCTCTTTcaaccggagcattttcagatCCACCT GTGAGGCTGTACACAGCCAAGAAAATATATCATCAACTGGAGCAAGCCAGGACCGAGTTCACTCAAGCAAATGTTATGGTCAGAAAGCAGATCATATTTCTACCTAAAGTTCTCCACTTCTATGCAAAGGATGCTGCCCTAGAGTTGCCTGACCTGATTGAGATGGTATGTGAGAGCATGCCTGAACTGCAAAGAAAAGAGATCAGACAATATCTTAGGAGGAAGGTTGACAAGTGTGTTGAGTGGTTGCCCTATAGATCTTCTTTCAGATACACTGTACATAGGAGTTTGGCTGAGTAG
- the LOC133895504 gene encoding uncharacterized protein LOC133895504 isoform X2 gives MESPGQQVLKERDFYCEETPKEGHSSSYLQHRHSSAISTYENVPDISPRLSHHVPTTNRSKMLRRRYSFNLPEHLHEHHIITTAERTEKTISKSVADLVWEIAVLEEEVVRKELHLLSLYRAAFDPYLGVSPHVSSQVDQESHRQCSRKNADEGTLRLRDIKESASYNFPTISDSKRELSRSSSGRSSLANFLSASITEYVPKISCKLSEDIVRCISSVYCKLANGPSQDADFETSSTPSFSSSSSSFSLKCTVDSWSPRCHYNANASSDKYDSIDGNVGPYTGTVIFPRIHIDKDKFEYASKMLDTIRALIKRLEKIDPTKMAQEEQICFWINIHNALVMHAFMAYGLQEKRMKNTDMILKAAYNVGGHSVNSQIIQNSILGCQSHRPSLWVRTLFTPMKISGSSIHPYALHHPEPLAHFALSTGAFSDPPVRLYTAKKIYHQLEQARTEFTQANVMVRKQIIFLPKVLHFYAKDAALELPDLIEMVCESMPELQRKEIRQYLRRKVDKCVEWLPYRSSFRYTVHRSLAE, from the exons ATGGAGAGCCCAGGACAACAAGTGCTCAAGGAAAGAGACTTCTACTGTGAAGAAACACCAAAGGAGGGTCATTCATCTTCTTATCTGCAGCACCGACACTCAAG TGCTATAAGCACGTATGAAAATGTACCTGACATATCACCGCGACTCTCCCATCACGTACCT ACAACCAATCGCAGTAAGATGCTTCGTAGAAGATATTCATTTAACCTCCCAGAACACTTGCATGAGCATCACATCATCACAACTGCAGAGAGAACTGAAAAAACAATTTCAAAG TCTGTTGCAGACTTGGTTTGGGAGATAGCAGTCCTTGAGGAGGAAGTTGTTCGCAAGGAACTGCACTTGCTTTCCTTATACAGAGCAGCATTTGATCCATACCTCGGTGTCTCTCCTCATGTTTCTTCTCAG GTGGACCAAGAATCACACCGTCAATGCAGCAGAAAGAACGCTGACGAAGGCACCCTTCGCCTGAGAGACATCAAGGAGTCTGCATCCTACAACTTTCCAACAATCTCAGATTCTAAACGC GAGCTGTCAAGATCATCTTCAGGGCGGTCAAGCCTTGCAAACTTCTTGAGTGCATCCATCACTGAATATGTGCCCAAGATCTCTTGCAAACTTTCAGAGGACATAGTGAGATGCATTTCTTCTGTCTACTGCAAACTTGCCAACGGACCATCACAAGATGCTGATTTTGAGACATCGTCTACTCCTTCTTTCTCATCTTCATCGAGTTCTTTTTCTCTGAAGTGCACTGTCGATAGTTGGAGCCCTCGATGCCATTACAATGCCAACGCTAGCTCTGACAAATATGATTCAATAGATGGGAATGTTGGACCATACACTGGGACGGTAATTTTCCCAAGGATACACATAGATAAAGACAAATTTGAGTATGCCTCTAAAATGCTGGATACTATCAG AGCACTGATAAAACGGCTGGAGAAGATTGATCCTACAAAGATGGCACAAGAAGAGCAGATCTGTTTTTGGATTAACATCCACAATGCTTTGGTTATGCAT GCTTTCATGGCTTATGGACTACAGGAAAAACGCATGAAAAACACAGACATGATTTTGAAG GCTGCATATAATGTGGGTGGGCATTCAGTCAACTCCCAAATTATTCAGAACTCAATTCTAGGATGCCAATCTCACCGTCCTTCACTT TGGGTTCGTACGCTATTTACACCAATGAAAATATCAGGGAGCTCCATACATCCATACGCGCTTCATCATCCAGAGCCACTTGCTCACTTTGCTCTTTcaaccggagcattttcagatCCACCT GTGAGGCTGTACACAGCCAAGAAAATATATCATCAACTGGAGCAAGCCAGGACCGAGTTCACTCAAGCAAATGTTATGGTCAGAAAGCAGATCATATTTCTACCTAAAGTTCTCCACTTCTATGCAAAGGATGCTGCCCTAGAGTTGCCTGACCTGATTGAGATGGTATGTGAGAGCATGCCTGAACTGCAAAGAAAAGAGATCAGACAATATCTTAGGAGGAAGGTTGACAAGTGTGTTGAGTGGTTGCCCTATAGATCTTCTTTCAGATACACTGTACATAGGAGTTTGGCTGAGTAG
- the LOC133895504 gene encoding uncharacterized protein LOC133895504 isoform X3, with protein sequence MKMYLTYHRDSPITYLWTTNRSKMLRRRYSFNLPEHLHEHHIITTAERTEKTISKSVADLVWEIAVLEEEVVRKELHLLSLYRAAFDPYLGVSPHVSSQVDQESHRQCSRKNADEGTLRLRDIKESASYNFPTISDSKRYTQELSRSSSGRSSLANFLSASITEYVPKISCKLSEDIVRCISSVYCKLANGPSQDADFETSSTPSFSSSSSSFSLKCTVDSWSPRCHYNANASSDKYDSIDGNVGPYTGTVIFPRIHIDKDKFEYASKMLDTIRALIKRLEKIDPTKMAQEEQICFWINIHNALVMHAFMAYGLQEKRMKNTDMILKAAYNVGGHSVNSQIIQNSILGCQSHRPSLWVRTLFTPMKISGSSIHPYALHHPEPLAHFALSTGAFSDPPVRLYTAKKIYHQLEQARTEFTQANVMVRKQIIFLPKVLHFYAKDAALELPDLIEMVCESMPELQRKEIRQYLRRKVDKCVEWLPYRSSFRYTVHRSLAE encoded by the exons ATGAAAATGTACCTGACATATCACCGCGACTCTCCCATCACGTACCTGTGG ACAACCAATCGCAGTAAGATGCTTCGTAGAAGATATTCATTTAACCTCCCAGAACACTTGCATGAGCATCACATCATCACAACTGCAGAGAGAACTGAAAAAACAATTTCAAAG TCTGTTGCAGACTTGGTTTGGGAGATAGCAGTCCTTGAGGAGGAAGTTGTTCGCAAGGAACTGCACTTGCTTTCCTTATACAGAGCAGCATTTGATCCATACCTCGGTGTCTCTCCTCATGTTTCTTCTCAG GTGGACCAAGAATCACACCGTCAATGCAGCAGAAAGAACGCTGACGAAGGCACCCTTCGCCTGAGAGACATCAAGGAGTCTGCATCCTACAACTTTCCAACAATCTCAGATTCTAAACGC TATACGCAGGAGCTGTCAAGATCATCTTCAGGGCGGTCAAGCCTTGCAAACTTCTTGAGTGCATCCATCACTGAATATGTGCCCAAGATCTCTTGCAAACTTTCAGAGGACATAGTGAGATGCATTTCTTCTGTCTACTGCAAACTTGCCAACGGACCATCACAAGATGCTGATTTTGAGACATCGTCTACTCCTTCTTTCTCATCTTCATCGAGTTCTTTTTCTCTGAAGTGCACTGTCGATAGTTGGAGCCCTCGATGCCATTACAATGCCAACGCTAGCTCTGACAAATATGATTCAATAGATGGGAATGTTGGACCATACACTGGGACGGTAATTTTCCCAAGGATACACATAGATAAAGACAAATTTGAGTATGCCTCTAAAATGCTGGATACTATCAG AGCACTGATAAAACGGCTGGAGAAGATTGATCCTACAAAGATGGCACAAGAAGAGCAGATCTGTTTTTGGATTAACATCCACAATGCTTTGGTTATGCAT GCTTTCATGGCTTATGGACTACAGGAAAAACGCATGAAAAACACAGACATGATTTTGAAG GCTGCATATAATGTGGGTGGGCATTCAGTCAACTCCCAAATTATTCAGAACTCAATTCTAGGATGCCAATCTCACCGTCCTTCACTT TGGGTTCGTACGCTATTTACACCAATGAAAATATCAGGGAGCTCCATACATCCATACGCGCTTCATCATCCAGAGCCACTTGCTCACTTTGCTCTTTcaaccggagcattttcagatCCACCT GTGAGGCTGTACACAGCCAAGAAAATATATCATCAACTGGAGCAAGCCAGGACCGAGTTCACTCAAGCAAATGTTATGGTCAGAAAGCAGATCATATTTCTACCTAAAGTTCTCCACTTCTATGCAAAGGATGCTGCCCTAGAGTTGCCTGACCTGATTGAGATGGTATGTGAGAGCATGCCTGAACTGCAAAGAAAAGAGATCAGACAATATCTTAGGAGGAAGGTTGACAAGTGTGTTGAGTGGTTGCCCTATAGATCTTCTTTCAGATACACTGTACATAGGAGTTTGGCTGAGTAG
- the LOC133895505 gene encoding transcription termination factor MTERF6, chloroplastic/mitochondrial-like: MASGVSNGNAKSLAQWLRENGFDEETVARMSRRCKNLHGLDAAEASGVWDYLLNNVKIERRKLRHVVAKCPKVLTLSVDGKLIPTVQCLATLQAKPGEVAQAIAKFPQILFHSVEEKLCPLLAFFQALGVSEKQLAKLLMVNPRLISYSIEAKYSQTINFLVGLGIDKEGMIGKILTKEPYIMGYSIDKRLRPTAEFLKLTVGLQGSDLKRVITSFPDILSRDVEKILRPNLAFLWSWGFSKDQVRALVAGYPPVLIKSVKHCLEPRMKFLVEEMGRDMGEVVDYPQFFRHGLKRSLEYRHKVLKQTNSKCSLSEMLECNQKKFAMQFGLVAAV, translated from the coding sequence ATGGCCAGCGGTGTCAGCAACGGCAATGCCAAGAGCCTGGCGCAGTGGTTGAGGGAGAACGGGTTCGACGAGGAGACCGTCGCGCGCATGTCGAGGAGGTGCAAGAATCTGCATGGCCTCGACGCCGCCGAGGCCTCCGGCGTCTGGGACTACCTCCTCAACAACGTCAAGATCGAGCGGCGGAAGCTGCGGCACGTGGTCGCCAAGTGCCCCAAGGTGCTTACCCTGTCCGTCGACGGCAAGCTGATCCCCACGGTGCAGTGCCTCGCCACGCTGCAGGCCAAGCCGGGGGAGGTCGCGCAGGCCATCGCCAAGTTCCCCCAGATACTGTTCCACAGCGTGGAGGAGAAGCTCTGTCCGCTCCTCGCCTTCTTCCAGGCGCTCGGCGTTTCCGAGAAGCAGCTCGCCAAGCTGCTCATGGTGAACCCACGCCTCATCAGCTACAGCATCGAGGCCAAATACTCACAGACGATCAACTTCCTTGTCGGCCTCGGCATCGACAAGGAAGGCATGATCGGCAAGATCCTCACGAAGGAACCGTACATCATGGGGTACAGTATTGACAAACGGCTGCGTCCTACTGCCGAGTTCCTCAAGTTAACAGTCGGGTTACAGGGATCAGATCTCAAAAGGGTGATCACGAGCTTCCCTGATATATTGTCACGAGATGTTGAGAAGATTCTTCGGCCCAATTTAGCGTTCCTGTGGAGCTGGGGTTTCAGCAAGGATCAGGTCAGGGCATTGGTAGCTGGATACCCTCCTGTTCTCATCAAGAGTGTCAAGCATTGCTTGGAACCAAGGATGAAGTTCCTGGTTGAAGAAATGGGACGGGACATGGGCGAGGTGGTAGATTACCCCCAGTTCTTTCGCCATGGCCTCAAGAGGAGCCTGGAGTACCGTCACAAGGTGCTCAAGCAGACGAACTCAAAGTGCAGCCTCAGCGAGATGCTAGAATGTAATCAGAAGAAGTTTGCCATGcaatttggtttggttgcagcAGTTTAG
- the LOC133895379 gene encoding tetraketide alpha-pyrone reductase 1-like: protein MQCRCSKVGNSGLLCCDLLQDGSSFIQWNAEPEHLQSERMANTAKGKVCVTGASGFVASWLVKRLLEFGYHVLGTVRDPGNHKKVAHLWDLAGAKERLELVRADLLEEGSFDDAVMACEGVFHTASPIVTKSDSKEEMLNAAINGTLNVLRSCKKNPSLKRVVLTSSSSTVRIKDEADLPPNVSLDETSWSSIEFCESLQIWYAVAKILAEKAAWEFAKEHKIDLVTVLPTFVVGPNLSPELGPTASDVLGLFQGVTEKFTVYGRMGYVHIDDVASCHILVYETAGALGRYICNSAVLDNNDLVALLAKRFPSYPIPKSLPNIYGEQSYHYSTSKARELGLEFKGVEEMFDDAVDSLRGHGYLPEKSGSMLRGYNVGMI, encoded by the exons ATGCAATGCAGATGCAGCAAGGTTGGTAATTCAGGCCTTCTATGTTGTGACCTTTTGCAGGATGGGAGTAGTTTCATCCAGTGGAATGCGGAACCT GAGCACCTACAGTCTGAGAGAATGGCGAACACGGCCAAGGGCAAAGTCTGCGTCACCGGGGCGTCTGGCTTCGTCGCCTCTTGGCTCGTCAAGCGGCTCCTTGAGTTTGGGTACCATGTTCTAGGAACAGTCAGAGACCCAG GTAATCACAAGAAAGTAGCACACCTCTGGGATCTAGCTGGTGCGAAGGAAAGGCTGGAGCTTGTGAGAGCTGACCTCTTGGAAGAAGGAAGCTTTGATGACGCTGTGATGGCTTGTGAGGGCGTCTTCCACACTGCGTCTCCCATCGTCACTAAATCTGATTCCAAG GAAGAAATGCTTAATGCAGCAATAAATGGCACTCTGAACGTGCTACggtcatgcaagaagaatcccTCGCTCAAGAGGGTTGTTCTCACGTCTTCATCGTCGACTGTGAGGATCAAAGACGAAGCTGATCTGCCCCCTAACGTGTCGCTAGATGAAACATCATGGAGCTCCATTGAGTTCTGCGAAAGTCTCCAG ATATGGTACGCTGTTGCGAAGATCCTCGCGGAGAAAGCAGCCTGGGAGTTTGCCAAAGAGCACAAGATCGACCTTGTGACTGTTCTTCCGACCTTCGTTGTCGGACCTAATCTATCTCCTGAACTTGGCCCCACTGCTTCCGATGTCCTCGGCTTATTTCAAG GAGTGACAGAGAAGTTCACCGTGTATGGGAGGATGGGGTACGTCCACATCGACGACGTCGCTAGCTGCCACATCCTGGTCTACGAGACCGCCGGCGCTCTGGGGAGGTACATCTGCAACTCGGCGGTTCTTGACAACAACGATCTGGTCGCCTTGCTTGCGAAACGGTTCCCATCATACCCCATCCCGAAGAG TTTACCCAACATCTACGGCGAGCAGTCGTACCATTACAGCACGTCCAAGGCCCGGGAGCTGGGGCTGGAGTTCAAGGGAGTCGAGGAGATGTTCGATGACGCCGTGGACTCACTCAGAGGCCATGGCTATCTCCCGGAGAAAAGTGGAAGCATGCTTCGCGGATACAATGTAGGCATGATATGA